A DNA window from Motacilla alba alba isolate MOTALB_02 chromosome 28, Motacilla_alba_V1.0_pri, whole genome shotgun sequence contains the following coding sequences:
- the TMEM259 gene encoding membralin isoform X2 — MSENQPNANNHHPANNAGAAGGNNRGVRNPNLNQNPLINVRDRLFHALFFKMAVTYARLFPPSFRRVFEFFVLLKALFVLFILAYIHIAFSRSPINCLEHVRDKWPRDGILRVEIQRNSSRAPIFLQFCGVDKFPGMVVESTTEEEEEEEEEMTVDMFENSSIKFELDIEPKVFLKPSRVSSTELPHNDSQEFSFSDAATKVWPQEEYIVEYSLEYGFLRLSQSTRQRLSIPVMVVTLDPTRDQCFGDRFSRLLLDEFLGYDDILMSSVKALAENEENKGFLRNVVSGEHYRFVSMWMARTSYLAAFVIMVIFTLSVSMLLRYSHHQIFVFIVDLLQMLEMNMTIAFPAAPLLTVILALVGMEAIMSEFFNDTTTAFYIILIVWLADQYDAICCHTNTSKRHWLRFFYLYHFAFYAYHYRFNGQYSSLALVTSWLFIQHSMIYFFHHYELPAILQQIRIQEMLLQNQQVGQGTQTTLQDNLNNNTTAAPVEAGGRRAPLAPGPLGEGGAPAALSPGEASSVIAAAASVGSDLNWVAETAAIVTEASFLSDLSTTLLEPAVVHEAMANGTPQEAAAASGLVARIRVSSDHPETAVGSITIEVTSTSVVAAADASPAAGAAPLAPLQEGAVPSPSLPKQTEALEGSNSRAKPGGKNCTGSSSVAEPLPASGGDSDQDSGLEDRGESSPCPAPAERTPSSEPSSRNLS, encoded by the exons ATGTCCGAGAACCAGCCGAACGCAAACAACCACCACCCGGCCAACAACGCCGGGGCCGCCGGCGGCAACAACCGCGGCGTCCGCAACCCCAACCTCAACCAGAACCCCCTGATCAACGTGCGGGACCGCCTCTTCCACGCGCTGTTCTTCAAGATGGCAGTGACCTACGCGcgcctcttccctccctccttccgCCGCGTCTTCGAGTTCTTCGTTCTTCTCAAG GCTCTCTTTGTGCTCTTCATCCTGGCCTACATCCACATCGCCTTCTCCCGCTCTCCCATCAACTGCCTGGAGCACGTGCGGGACAAGTGGCCCCGCGATGGCATCCTGCGGGTGGAGATCCAGCGCAACTCCAGCCGGGCCCCCATCTTCCTGCAGTTCTGCGGGGTGGACAAGTTCCCGGGAATGGTGGTTGAATCCACgactgaggaagaggaggaggaagaggaagaaatgacTGTGGATATGTTTGAAAACAGCTCCATCAAG TTTGAGCTGGATATCGAGCCCAAGGTGTTCCTCAAGCCATCCCgggtgagcagcactgagctgcccCACAACGACAGCCAGGAGTTCTCGTTTAGTGACGCGGCCACTAAAG TGTGGCCACAGGAGGAGTACATCGTGGAATACTCTCTGGAGTACGGCTTCCTGCGCCTGTCCCAGAGCACACGGCAGCGCCTCAGCATCCCCGTCATGGTGGTGACCCTGG ATCCTACGAGGGATCAGTGCTTTGGGGACAGGTTCAGCCGCCTGCTGCTGGACGAGTTCCTGGGCTATGATGATATCCTGATGTCCAGTGTCAAAGCTTTAGCTGAAAACGAGGAAAACAAAG GTTTCCTTCGCAACGTGGTGTCTGGGGAGCATTATCGCTTTGTCAGCATGTGGATGGCCAGGACGTCCTACCTGGCAGCCTTCGTCATCATGGTCATCTTC ACTCTGTCTGTCTCGATGCTGCTGCGCTACTCACACCATCAGATCTTTGTCTTCATCG tTGACCTGTTACAGATGCTGGAGATGAACATGACCATTgcattccctgctgctccactcCTCACTGTCATCCTGGCTCTGGTCG gtaTGGAAGCCATAATGTCTGAGTTCTTCAATGACACCACAACTGCTTTCTACATCATCCTCATCGTGTGGCTGGCGGACCAGTACGACGCCATCTGCTGCCACACCAACACCAGCAAGAGGCACTGGCTCAG ATTCTTCTACTTGTACCACTTTGCCTTCTACGCCTACCACTACCGCTTCAACGGGCAGTACAGCAGCCTGGCACTTGTCACCTCCTGGCTCTTCATCCAG cactCGATGATTTACTTCTTCCACCACTACGAGCTGCCAGCCATCCTGCAGCAGATCCGGatccaggagatgctgctgcagaacCAGCAGGTCGGGCAGGGCACCCAGACCACGCTGCAGGACAACCTCAACAACAACACCACGGCTGCCCCGGTGGAGGCCGGGGGCCGCCGAGCCCCGCTGGCCCCCGGGCCCCTCGGGGAGGGCGGCGCTCCGGCCGCCCTGAGCCCCGGCGAGGCCTCCAGCGTcatcgccgccgccgcctccgtGGGCAGCGACCTGAACTGGGTGGCCGAGACGGCCGCCATCGTCACGGAGGCCTCGTTTCTGTCTGACCTGAGCACGACCCTCCTGGAGCCCGCCGTGGTGCACGAAGCCATGGCCAACGGGACCCCTCAGGAGGCGGCCGCGGCCTCAGGGTTGGTCGCCCGCATCAGGGTCAGCAGCGACCACCCGGAGACGGCCGTGGGCTCCATCACCATCGAGGTCACCTCGACGTCcgtggtggctgcagcagatgCTTCCCccgctgctggggctgcccccctTGCCCcgctgcaggagggagctgtccccagcccctcccttcCCAAGCAGACTGAGGCTCTCGAGGGCTCAAACAGCCGAGCAAAACCCGGTGGCAAAAACTGCAcgggcagcagcagcgtggcagagcccctgccagcctcGGGGGGGGACAGTGACCAGGACAGTGGTTTGGAGGACCGGggggagagcagcccctgcccagcaccagcagagagAACACCCAGCTCAGAGCCAAGCTCCAGGAACCTGTCCTGA
- the ABCA7 gene encoding phospholipid-transporting ATPase ABCA7 encodes MKGAVPGETGDGDVADGEMAEEPRETDLLRGAAGQACGRVRGWALTCRQLRALFTKRMLHARRSTRGFFAQIVLPAVFVCIALLFSLIVPPFGKYPPLQLQPWMYGQQFTFFSNDAPGDPDTARLLEALLAEPGFGTKCMKEEGKAAGLCPPASHPDGFSAPPVPPSLLEALRRGNWTRAKPSPSCQCSGPGAHRMLPECPEGAGGLPPPQVQRGTGDILQNLTGRNISDYLVKTYPQIIRQELRNKKWVNEQRYGGFSLGAGSSQALPSAAEVDQAVLELRVLLNITLGSPSDRLLANLSRFVEGLDARRNIKVWFNNKGWHAMVSFLNVASNGLLRARLPPGTDPTRFGITATNHPLNLTKEQLSEAALMATSVDVLVSICVIFAMSFVPASFVVFLIEERVSKAKHLQFVSGMKPITYWLGNFAWDMCNYLVPALLVILIFLCFQQESYVSSANLPSLVLLLLLYGWSITPLMYPASFLFSIPSTAYVALTCINLFIGINGSVATFVLELFVDQNLNDINRILKKVFLIFPHFCLGRGLIDMVKNQAMADAFERFGDKRFVSPLSWDLAGKNMFAMAIEGIVFFLFTLLLQYHRFFLRLGPRALELPSLGDEDRDVARERARVGSIPPHGHLLLLKDLTKVYRRRKAPAVDRLCVAIPPGECFGLLGVNGAGKTSTFKMLTGDTEVTLGEAWLKGHSVLTDLQSVHQHMGYCPQFDAITDLLTGREHLEFYSRLRGIPEQETPRVAQWGITALGLGPHADRPAGKYSGGNKRKLSTAIALLGCPPVVFLDEPTTGMDPQARRFLWERILGVIRDGRSVVLTSHSMEECEALCTRMAIMVNGRFRCLGSVQHLKNRFGDGYTVVVRAGGPGPAAVQTLLQQHFPGIVLREQHGGLLQYHLPARATSLATVFSLLAAHRGPCHIEDYSVSQTTLDQVFMHFAQEQSDGDAGEVTAPGQDVAPSPGKRLSRFLEDDSYQESAV; translated from the exons ATGAAAGGAGCAGTCCCTGGCGAGACGGGGGATGGGGATGTGGCTGATGGAGAGATGG CGGAGGAGCCCCGGGAGACCGACCTGctgcggggggcggcggggcaggCGTGCGGCAGGGTGCGGGGCTGGGCGCTCACCTGCCGCCAGCTCCGCGCTCTCTTCACCAAGAGGATGCTCCACGCCCGGCGCAGCACCCGCGGCTTCTTCGCGCAG ATCGTCCTCCCCGCCGTCTTCGTCTGCATCGCGCTGCTCTTCAGCCTCATCGTGCCGCCCTTCGGGAAGTACCCGccgctgcagctccagccctggatgTACGGGCAGCAGTTCACCTTCTTCAG CAACGACGCCCCGGGAGACCCCGACACAGCCCGGCTGCTGGAGGCGCTCCTGGCTGAGCCCGGCTTCGGCACCAAGTGCatgaaggaggaggggaaggc ggcagggctgtgcccaccaGCTTCCCACCCCGATGGCTTCTCGgcccccccagtccccccatccctgctggaagCGCTGCGGCGTGGCAACTGGACGCGGGCCAAGCCATCCCCCTCCTGTCAGTGCAGCGGGCCGGGGGCACACCGCATGCTGCCTGAGTGTCCTGAGGGGGCCGGGGGgctcccaccaccccag GTGCAGAGGGGCACGGGGGACATCCTGCAGAACCTGACGGGCAGGAACATCTCTGACTACCTGGTGAAGACCTATCCCCAGATCATCCGTCAGGA GCTGAGGAACAAGAAGTGGGTGAATGAGCAGAg GTACGGCGGCTTCTCcctgggtgctggcagctcccaggcccTGCCGTCGGCAGCAGAGGTGGATCAGGCGGTGCTGGAGCTCCGAGTGCTGCTCAACATCACCCTG ggcagcccctcgGATCGGCTCCTGGCCAACCTCAGCCGCTTCGTCGAGGGCTTGGATGCCCGCAGGAATATCAag GTCTGGTTCAACAACAAGGGCTGGCACGCCATGGTTTCCTTCCTCAACGTGGCCAGCAACGGGCTGCTGCGAGCCCGGCTGCCCCCCGGCACCGACCCCACGCGCTTCGGCATCACGGCCACCAACCACCCCCTGAACCTCACCAAGGAGCAGCTCTCCGAGGCCGCCCT GATGGCCACCTCTGTGGACGTGCTGGTCTCCATCTGCGTGATCTTCGCCATGTCCTTCGTCCCGGCCAGTTTCGTCGTCTTCCTCATTGAGGAGCGGGTCAGCAAGGCCAAGCACCTTCAGTTTGTCAGCGGGATGAAGCCCATCACCTACTGGCTGGGCAACTTCGCCTGGGACATG TGCAACTACCTGGTCCCCGCGCTGCTGGtcatcctcatcttcctctgcttccagcaggaATCCTACGTGTCCTCGGCCAACCTGccctccctggtgctgctgctgctgctctacGG GTGGTCCATCACCCCCCTGATGTATCCAGcctccttcctcttcagcaTCCCCAGCACCGCCTACGTGGCCCTGACCTGCATCAACCTCTTCATCGGCATCAACGGCAGCGTGGCCACCTTTGTGCTGGAGCTCTTCGTGGACCAG AACCTCAACGACATCAACCGCATCCTGAAGAAGGTTTTCCTCATCTTCCCCCACTTCTGCTTGGGCCGAGGCCTCATTGACATGGTGAAGAACCAGGCAATGGCTGATGCCTTTGAGAGGTTCG ggGACAAGCGCTTTGTGTCCCCCCTCTCCTGGGACCTGGCGGGGAAGAACATGTTTGCCATGGCCATCGAGGGCATcgtcttcttcctcttcaccCTCCTGCTGCAGTACCACCGCTTCTTCCTGCGCCTGGG CCCAcgggctctggagctgccctcGCTGGGAGATGAGGACAGGGACGTGGCCAGGGAGCGGGCGAGGGTGGGCAGCATCCCCCCACACGGCCACCTCCTGCTTCTGAAGGACCTGACCAAG GTGTACCGGCGCAGGAAGGCTCCGGCCGTGGACCGGCTCTGCGTGGCCATCCCCCCCGGAGAG TGCTTTGGTCTCCTGGGGGTGAACGGTGCTGGGAAAACATCCACCTTCAAGATGCTGACAGGGGACACAGAGGTGACGCTGGGGGAGGCCTGGCTGAAGGGGCACAG cGTGCTCACCGACCTCCAGTCTGTCCACCAGCACATGGGTTACTGTCCCCAGTTTGACGCCATCACGGACCTGCTGACAGGGCGGGAGCACCTGGAGTTCTACAGCCGCCTGCGTGGGATCCCAGAGCAGGAGACCCCCAGG GTGGCTCAGTGGGGCATCACCGCTCTGGGGCTGGGCCCGCACGCGGACCGGCCGGCGGGCAAGTACAGCGGGGGCAACAAACGCAAGCTCTCCACGGCCATCGCCCTCCTCGGCTGCCCCCCCGTTGTTTTCCTG GATGAGCCCACAACGGGGATGGACCCACAAGCCCGGAGGTTCCTGTGGGAGCGCATCCTTGGCGTTATCCGGGACGGCCGGTCCGTGGTGCTCACGTCCCACAG CATGGAGGAGTGTGAGGCGCTCTGCACCAGGATGGCCATCATGGTCAACGGCCGCTTCCGCTGCCTGGGCAGCGTCCAGCACCTCAAGAACAG GTTTGGGGACGGGTACACGGTGGTGGTGCGGGCGGGGGGCCCTGGCCCAGCGGCGGTGcagaccctgctgcagcagcacttccccGGCATCGTGCTGCGGGAGCAGCACGGGGGGCTGCTGCAGTACCACCTGCCTGCCCGCGCCACCTCCCTGGCCACCGTCTTCAGCCTTCTGGCCGCCCACCGTGGCCCCTGCCACATAGAGGACTACTCCGTGTCCCAGACCACACTGGACCAG GTCTTCATGCACTTTGCCCAGGAGCAGAGCGATGGGGACGCTGGGGAGGTCACAGCCCCGGGGCAGGATGTGGCGCCCAGCCCCGGGAAGAGGCTGAGCAGGTTCCTGGAGGATGACAGCTACCAGGAGAGCGCTGTCTGA
- the TMEM259 gene encoding membralin isoform X1, with product MSENQPNANNHHPANNAGAAGGNNRGVRNPNLNQNPLINVRDRLFHALFFKMAVTYARLFPPSFRRVFEFFVLLKALFVLFILAYIHIAFSRSPINCLEHVRDKWPRDGILRVEIQRNSSRAPIFLQFCGVDKFPGMVVESTTEEEEEEEEEMTVDMFENSSIKFELDIEPKVFLKPSRVSSTELPHNDSQEFSFSDAATKGMQPLRETVSEFEMLARAVWPQEEYIVEYSLEYGFLRLSQSTRQRLSIPVMVVTLDPTRDQCFGDRFSRLLLDEFLGYDDILMSSVKALAENEENKGFLRNVVSGEHYRFVSMWMARTSYLAAFVIMVIFTLSVSMLLRYSHHQIFVFIVDLLQMLEMNMTIAFPAAPLLTVILALVGMEAIMSEFFNDTTTAFYIILIVWLADQYDAICCHTNTSKRHWLRFFYLYHFAFYAYHYRFNGQYSSLALVTSWLFIQHSMIYFFHHYELPAILQQIRIQEMLLQNQQVGQGTQTTLQDNLNNNTTAAPVEAGGRRAPLAPGPLGEGGAPAALSPGEASSVIAAAASVGSDLNWVAETAAIVTEASFLSDLSTTLLEPAVVHEAMANGTPQEAAAASGLVARIRVSSDHPETAVGSITIEVTSTSVVAAADASPAAGAAPLAPLQEGAVPSPSLPKQTEALEGSNSRAKPGGKNCTGSSSVAEPLPASGGDSDQDSGLEDRGESSPCPAPAERTPSSEPSSRNLS from the exons ATGTCCGAGAACCAGCCGAACGCAAACAACCACCACCCGGCCAACAACGCCGGGGCCGCCGGCGGCAACAACCGCGGCGTCCGCAACCCCAACCTCAACCAGAACCCCCTGATCAACGTGCGGGACCGCCTCTTCCACGCGCTGTTCTTCAAGATGGCAGTGACCTACGCGcgcctcttccctccctccttccgCCGCGTCTTCGAGTTCTTCGTTCTTCTCAAG GCTCTCTTTGTGCTCTTCATCCTGGCCTACATCCACATCGCCTTCTCCCGCTCTCCCATCAACTGCCTGGAGCACGTGCGGGACAAGTGGCCCCGCGATGGCATCCTGCGGGTGGAGATCCAGCGCAACTCCAGCCGGGCCCCCATCTTCCTGCAGTTCTGCGGGGTGGACAAGTTCCCGGGAATGGTGGTTGAATCCACgactgaggaagaggaggaggaagaggaagaaatgacTGTGGATATGTTTGAAAACAGCTCCATCAAG TTTGAGCTGGATATCGAGCCCAAGGTGTTCCTCAAGCCATCCCgggtgagcagcactgagctgcccCACAACGACAGCCAGGAGTTCTCGTTTAGTGACGCGGCCACTAAAGGTATGCAGCCTCTGCGGGAGACTGTGTCCGAGTTTGAGATGCTAGCCCGAGCAG TGTGGCCACAGGAGGAGTACATCGTGGAATACTCTCTGGAGTACGGCTTCCTGCGCCTGTCCCAGAGCACACGGCAGCGCCTCAGCATCCCCGTCATGGTGGTGACCCTGG ATCCTACGAGGGATCAGTGCTTTGGGGACAGGTTCAGCCGCCTGCTGCTGGACGAGTTCCTGGGCTATGATGATATCCTGATGTCCAGTGTCAAAGCTTTAGCTGAAAACGAGGAAAACAAAG GTTTCCTTCGCAACGTGGTGTCTGGGGAGCATTATCGCTTTGTCAGCATGTGGATGGCCAGGACGTCCTACCTGGCAGCCTTCGTCATCATGGTCATCTTC ACTCTGTCTGTCTCGATGCTGCTGCGCTACTCACACCATCAGATCTTTGTCTTCATCG tTGACCTGTTACAGATGCTGGAGATGAACATGACCATTgcattccctgctgctccactcCTCACTGTCATCCTGGCTCTGGTCG gtaTGGAAGCCATAATGTCTGAGTTCTTCAATGACACCACAACTGCTTTCTACATCATCCTCATCGTGTGGCTGGCGGACCAGTACGACGCCATCTGCTGCCACACCAACACCAGCAAGAGGCACTGGCTCAG ATTCTTCTACTTGTACCACTTTGCCTTCTACGCCTACCACTACCGCTTCAACGGGCAGTACAGCAGCCTGGCACTTGTCACCTCCTGGCTCTTCATCCAG cactCGATGATTTACTTCTTCCACCACTACGAGCTGCCAGCCATCCTGCAGCAGATCCGGatccaggagatgctgctgcagaacCAGCAGGTCGGGCAGGGCACCCAGACCACGCTGCAGGACAACCTCAACAACAACACCACGGCTGCCCCGGTGGAGGCCGGGGGCCGCCGAGCCCCGCTGGCCCCCGGGCCCCTCGGGGAGGGCGGCGCTCCGGCCGCCCTGAGCCCCGGCGAGGCCTCCAGCGTcatcgccgccgccgcctccgtGGGCAGCGACCTGAACTGGGTGGCCGAGACGGCCGCCATCGTCACGGAGGCCTCGTTTCTGTCTGACCTGAGCACGACCCTCCTGGAGCCCGCCGTGGTGCACGAAGCCATGGCCAACGGGACCCCTCAGGAGGCGGCCGCGGCCTCAGGGTTGGTCGCCCGCATCAGGGTCAGCAGCGACCACCCGGAGACGGCCGTGGGCTCCATCACCATCGAGGTCACCTCGACGTCcgtggtggctgcagcagatgCTTCCCccgctgctggggctgcccccctTGCCCcgctgcaggagggagctgtccccagcccctcccttcCCAAGCAGACTGAGGCTCTCGAGGGCTCAAACAGCCGAGCAAAACCCGGTGGCAAAAACTGCAcgggcagcagcagcgtggcagagcccctgccagcctcGGGGGGGGACAGTGACCAGGACAGTGGTTTGGAGGACCGGggggagagcagcccctgcccagcaccagcagagagAACACCCAGCTCAGAGCCAAGCTCCAGGAACCTGTCCTGA